Genomic DNA from Corylus avellana chromosome ca4, CavTom2PMs-1.0:
cattgatgcccTACAGCTCTAGTGGGGTTAGGTCAAGCTATGACTTAGTCGAATTTAAAGGAGTTGTTGTGTTTCCCACCATCTAGGCCCCTTCCCTCCTGTGCAGCATCAGGTAGGATAACCACAATTGATCTCTCCGACCTAacctattaaaataaaacaaaaaataataaataataaaactcTCAAATTATCTCATCTCAATAGTGGACACCTTTGTGACAAGAAAGTGACCCCCATGGATATAAATATCCTAAAGCATAGACGTGTAGAATTTAGTGCTCTCCaagcagagagaaagagaacccATCCAAGTCTACAATCAACAAACTACCTCACATTACATCACCTcccaaactctctctctctctctccaaaaatGCCAAAGCTAATCATTCCCGAccttttcctcctcctcctcctccctttCTTCTCCACCAAcaatgtccaagccaccacttCACCGGCAGACATCTCAGCCCTCAAGGCCTTCAAAGCCTCAATCAAACCTTCCTCTATACTACCCTGGTCCTGCTTAGCCTCCTGGAATTTCAACACCGACCCATGTGCCTTCCCTCGCCGCACCCACTTCACCTGCGGCCTCACCTGCTCCGCCGACTCGACCCGGATCACCCAACTCGTTCTCGACCCGGCTGGCTACTCCGGCACTCTCACGCCGCTCATATCCCGCCTCTCCCACCTCACCACCCTCGACCTCTCTGATAACTCCTTCTATGGCGCTATCCCTCCTTCCATTTCCTCTCTCTTCAACCTCCAGACCCTCACTCTCCGATCCAACTCGTTCTCCGGCGCAGTCCCTGCCTCCATTACCGCCCTCAAATCCCTCCAATCCCTCGACATTTCTCACAATTCTTTAACTGGGTTGCTCCCAAACTCGATGAACTCCCTCTCCAATTTGAGACGACTCGATCTGAGTTTCAACAAACTCAGTGGATCGCTCACTAAACTCCCTCCAAACTTGCTAGAACTCGCTCTAAAGCACAATTCCTTATCTGGGTCGCTCTCAAAATCGTCGTTTGATGGATTGTCTCAGCTGGAAGTGGTGGAGCTCAGTGAAAACGCCTTCACGGGGACGCTTCAAGGCTGGTTCTTTCTCCTGCCGTCACTTCAGCAGGTTGACTTGGCCAATAACAGCTTGACACGTATCGAGGTGTGGAAGCCCGCCGACAGCGGCAGCAACCTGGTGGCCGTTGATTTGGGATTCAACAGAATCGAAGGCTACTTGCCTGTCAATTTCGCTTCCCATCCCCTGTTATCGTCCCTATCACTTCGTTACAACCGGCTACGTGGCACGATCCCAATGGAATACAGCAAGACTAAATTCCTGAAGAGGTTGTTTTTGGACGGTAATTTCTTGATCGGGAAGCCGCCGACGGGGTTATTTACCGGTGGCACGTCAGTTTCCGGTAGCTTGGGTGACAATTGCCTACAGGGGTGTCCAGCATCCTCACAGCTGTGTGCACCCTCTCAGAAACCCAATGCGATTTGCAAGCAAGCCTATGGTGGGAAAGGAAAACCGAGGTCGTAATGTGTCAGATTGTTTGTCAGACATTTCTATTTTTTACGCCGTAGAATGAATAAGAAAATGTATAATGCTTTACATCGAAGCAATTTCAAATGCTTAACATTGAAGCAAGTTGTAGTAAAAATTTGTATAAAGTGAGCAAGATGAAAGGGCacattatatattattaacaaTGTCATATGGATGCTTTgtgtatagttttttttttaattttcaatttttgaatccTTGTCCGTTCAATGTTCATGAATGTGTTTGAAAGATTCAGATGTCTTGGAATTTTTCAAAGAGATTGCGGGTTTTAAGGTGTTTGAGCATGTGTTCAGGCGACTTAGGGTGCAAAAACTACCTACTCGAGCACTCTAAAACCCGtactcttgttttatttttcgcctaattctctaaaatttaaattttccagAACTTTAAGAAGATCTATATTATTACAAATGGCGTAATAAAAACGTGTTTTGAATCTTCCGTTACAGTTATGCACATAACTGAAGAGCGTTTGTCAGACAGACAGAAATGGCATCTTTCACTTGTTTACATAACTGAAGAGTGTTTGTCAGACAGACAGAAATGTCATCTTTCACTTGTTTACTAACTGAAGAGTTTTGCACATAATTGAAGAGTGTTTGTCAGACAGACAGAAATGGCATCTTTCACTTGTTTGGGGATAGTTCCATGCGCCATACAGaagcctaaaagtgcttttgctttttgattttatttgtataaatcAAAGTCGTTAATGCAGTTGTTTTTGACATAAGTCGTTTGTAGTTTGGTGTGTGTGTGCAGTGTCGGTGGAGCGATTATATTGTTCGAGGATGATGATGAAGTTGGGTTTGATTCAACTATTCAACCAATTGTGGTGGTGCATAATGCATACCTGTCCAATCATGAACCTAACCTTCACAACAAAGCTGGTTCTTCTAGCTTTTGCTACCAAATTCTTTGACTGTAGATAATATTGTCAGAATTAGAATCGTGACATTTTGGGTAATATTTGAGGAGTGATGCTAgaaattatataactttatcttacaattataaGTCTTAACCCGTCCTTAGAATCAACTCTTATACTATATTAATCATTTACATTTATAACAGCTTTCTAATCTAAAACTCAATCTTTCTACAATCATTAGTCTGGCCATTTATGATTGGGACTAATATCTTCCACGATCTTAATTCTCAAGCATTATTCCATCTTCAGGCATTTTTGTAATTGTTGAATCAGGCCTTTAAGTCATCTTATCTAAAATCGGTAGATGTTCAGTGAAGAAGCTAAAGTCTTTTATGGCATTAAAAATTGCATCCCGCAAGGTATATTCTAAAAGTTATCCAAGCGAGTAGAGCAGCACTGTTACACTTCAACAGTAATACCATATAATATACATACGCACGAAAGTTGTTTAGAAGGAGAGTTAAAAATTGGTTTTGAGCTTCACATGGGATATTGCTTAGGAAAGACTTAAATGACATCCCCAACTTTgttcaaacaacaaaatatgttttaataataaatgtcagtttaataaattaaattagagaaattttttccGACCCATTCACACCGCATACACTAAGTGTACAATGCTAGTTTGAAAGGGTTGGTCCATGATATAGACTCACATTTATGCACGCCACTTGCCAAATTAAATTGTGCCTACTCCTTGAGGAAGTTGACACAATGGGTCCCCTGGATTTCACTTATATTTCAAGATACATAATTACCAACATTTGCAAAAGTAAATTTGTTGCATAGCTTTACAAGGTTCCCCACCTGCAACCAGGACATTTTTCTTTATGCGTGGTAGGGTCTtcgatctttttcttttctatctttttttttacctttatttatttatagaatACGCTTatccatttaaattttttagataattggTAGTAAAAATTTTGTGCTTGAATATTTTTGTTGGGGTTATTTCATATTGGTTGTGCAATGGGCTGGTGATCAGTTTATAAATGTGAGTAAAAGCTTCACCTTTAGAGTTaatttttggggttgagagagacCCAAGACCGCCTaacactggtatcagagcttagaTTCAATTAACAAGTCTCAACTCAGCAATCCACGAGAGAAACAAGTTGTCTCTGATTCGACCCAATGCCCGATATATGAGGAAGAGATTGTgtgggttatcccacatcggttgtgaaaGTGGCTGGtagtcagtttataagtgtgaggaaaaacCTTTTCTCTTGAGCTACCTTTTGGAGTTGAGAGAAACCCAAAACCACACAAtactctctctatttttttttattccatcttattcatcattgttgtgtaCGGTAATAACAACTGGTATTAGAGCCTAGGTtcaaccaacaagtctcggcTCAACAATCCATGAGAAAAACGGGTTGTCTCTACTCCGACTTagggcccgatgtgtgaggcTTGTTGGTATTAACCGTTTTAGGTCTCATTGATGCCCTAATAAAATTGGGTCAAGATATGGCTCAATCGGACTTGAGGGAGCGCATGTGGTTCCCACCGTCATAGCCCATTATGTGTGGCTCCAAAAGTCAATTGGGCATATGCTACTATGACCACACATAGGTAGAATATGTACAATTAACCTCTCCTGCTTGcctttttgaatagaaaaataaaataacctcACTTATTATGGGAATGTGTAAAAGcttttggtaatttaacagtGTCGGTATAACCCTATAAATTCTCCATTTTCTTGGAAAAATGGTAAATGTGTACAAGATAAGTGAGGAGAGTTGATCTCTTTCTCCCAGCTGTGTGTCACAACAAAACTCAAGGACCCCATATGGCCTTCCATGAGTGCTTGTCAACATCTAATTCTCATTAGATAGTGGTCGACCAGAAGGTAGAAACAAGTACTCTGGAAGATGCTTCTTTAACCCGCTGCAATTTGGGTCCATCAGAACATCGGAGTGTTTCATGCCGACACCTTCAATAAGCCACttttattaatttctatttCCGTCAGTTTTCTTAACTGAACTACTGACGTGCAGTCAGCTGTACTAATATAGTACTAATATAGTAATATtggtcataaaaaaataaaaaaataaactccaaTGTTCACAAAAATATAGAGCCAAACTCGAAATATTCAAGCTTGTTTCACTAAATCATTAAGgttaatccatttaattaataaatcaatTCACATACaagttattctaaaaatttaaattaatttgaaatagtaaatgtaataatttaattaatactttaacattatttttcatGTATGGGTTTAAAGTTtgagggaaaaatgaaaaatcagtcCTTATGATTtatctgatttgcaattaacccatgtggtatcaaaataaatgtaaaagtcCCTAGgtatgcaaaaagaaaaaaaaaaaaaaatgataaagttttccttcaaactaggttggaggaatttccttcaatctactctataaaagtgacatgtgtccatttttttaataacatgtgagatgcacatgaatttttaataaaatttattccaactttgtccctgctattaaaaaaatatgtgcatctcacatgttcaagagatacatgtcacttttacaaagtaggttggaggaaattcctccaacccaatttagaggaaaactttgtccaaaaaattaGTTCCTATAATCAAATTCCGTTCACTAACTTAACAGATTCTGATAGCGTGAAACGTTAAAGCCAATAAAATTATGCTAAGTCCAGTGTCACACAACAAAgtctgttaaattagtggacgaaatttgactgtaaggactaaattattttgcattttgactataaagactaattttgcatttttctcacAGTTTAAACTATCCTTCAacaaataagtaattttttttttttttcctttttttacttGGGCAAAATCTTCTACCATGGTggtaaaaatcttaaattttgaaaaggaC
This window encodes:
- the LOC132178684 gene encoding leucine-rich repeat receptor-like serine/threonine-protein kinase BAM1; the encoded protein is MPKLIIPDLFLLLLLPFFSTNNVQATTSPADISALKAFKASIKPSSILPWSCLASWNFNTDPCAFPRRTHFTCGLTCSADSTRITQLVLDPAGYSGTLTPLISRLSHLTTLDLSDNSFYGAIPPSISSLFNLQTLTLRSNSFSGAVPASITALKSLQSLDISHNSLTGLLPNSMNSLSNLRRLDLSFNKLSGSLTKLPPNLLELALKHNSLSGSLSKSSFDGLSQLEVVELSENAFTGTLQGWFFLLPSLQQVDLANNSLTRIEVWKPADSGSNLVAVDLGFNRIEGYLPVNFASHPLLSSLSLRYNRLRGTIPMEYSKTKFLKRLFLDGNFLIGKPPTGLFTGGTSVSGSLGDNCLQGCPASSQLCAPSQKPNAICKQAYGGKGKPRS